The following are encoded in a window of Candidatus Nitrosocosmicus arcticus genomic DNA:
- a CDS encoding orotidine 5'-phosphate decarboxylase / HUMPS family protein, with the protein MDKSDSFSNRINAIKREKSSNIVLALDPPYGVENLFDYVCQIISQLHDYVCAIKLNFHVILPLSKIELKRITQIAHDANLQIIADLKLNDIFDTNQVTIKYLSSLGFDSVIVNPFIGKISLKSTVDYAHSLNFGVLSLVYMSHADAVEGYGASLSIPNGLDTSESSKPVYRIFYDNSKSVGVDGVVVGGNRLDILKELGSKGNGSVPIYSPGIITQGGDIKKALEAGSTYLIIGRAIVNSDSPLNEIKNIYDLIKDLKY; encoded by the coding sequence ATGGACAAAAGCGATTCCTTCTCAAATAGGATTAATGCAATCAAAAGAGAGAAAAGCAGCAATATAGTTTTGGCTCTAGATCCACCATATGGGGTAGAAAACTTATTCGACTATGTATGCCAAATTATTAGTCAGTTGCATGATTATGTTTGTGCTATCAAATTAAATTTCCATGTGATCCTACCCTTGTCCAAAATCGAGCTAAAGAGAATTACACAAATTGCTCATGACGCCAACCTGCAGATTATAGCAGATCTTAAACTAAATGATATTTTTGATACCAATCAAGTTACCATAAAATATCTTTCATCTTTGGGATTCGATTCTGTTATTGTAAATCCTTTTATAGGTAAAATCAGTCTTAAATCTACGGTTGATTACGCTCATTCATTGAATTTTGGGGTATTATCTCTTGTATACATGAGCCATGCTGATGCGGTCGAAGGCTATGGAGCCTCCTTATCGATTCCAAACGGTCTTGACACATCGGAGAGTTCAAAGCCTGTCTATCGCATATTCTACGATAATTCTAAGTCTGTGGGTGTAGATGGTGTAGTAGTTGGAGGAAATAGATTGGATATATTAAAAGAGTTAGGATCTAAAGGTAATGGAAGCGTCCCTATTTACTCACCGGGTATTATTACACAGGGGGGAGATATCAAAAAGGCACTGGAGGCTGGTTCTACATATTTAATCATAGGGCGAGCAATAGTCAATTCTGATTCACCATTGAATGAGATCAAGAACATATATGATCTAATAAAAGACCTCAAGTATTAG